In Citrus sinensis cultivar Valencia sweet orange chromosome 2, DVS_A1.0, whole genome shotgun sequence, a single genomic region encodes these proteins:
- the LOC102609342 gene encoding protein DOG1-like 4: MKNQVEEKFAEFFEKWVCQLDDYSQQLIRISKESSSEAEQQALVSKLTSHYKEYYTVKWALAHEDVLVFYCPVWVSTFEMAYSWVTGWKPSIIFRLVDSLRKTMVPGGGSLAELTEQQLRKIEELRLKIRLEEEKVEREMERQQVALADRKMVELARLTSRLSNGEVDGLVEVALKGLLSGLEKVMKAADCVRLKTLKGILDVLSTKQSVDFLAGTSILQIQMSIWGTKRVQAYVNTSN, translated from the coding sequence atgaaaaaccaaGTTGAGGAGAAGTTCGCAGAGTTCTTCGAGAAGTGGGTTTGTCAACTTGATGATTATTCACAACAACTCATTAGGATTTCCAAGGAGAGCTCCAGTGAAGCGGAGCAACAGGCCCTGGTTTCGAAATTGACATCCCATTACAAGGAATATTACACCGTGAAGTGGGCTTTAGCTCATGAAGATGTGCTCGTCTTTTACTGTCCAGTTTGGGTCAGTACCTTTGAGATGGCTTATTCATGGGTCACTGGGTGGAAACCCTCTATCATTTTTCGACTCGTTGACTCGTTGAGGAAGACCATGGTCCCAGGTGGAGGGAGTCTTGCTGAGTTGACAGAGCAACAACTTAGGAAAATAGAGGAGTTGAGACTGAAGATAAGGCTAGAGGAGGAGAAAGTTGAGAGAGAGATGGAGAGGCAACAGGTGGCATTGGCTGACAGGAAGATGGTTGAGTTGGCCAGGTTAACGAGCCGACTCAGTAATGGGGAAGTTGATGGGTTGGTGGAGGTCGCATTGAAAGGTTTGTTGAGCGGATTGGAGAAAGTTATGAAAGCTGCAGACTGTGTGAGGCTCAAGACGCTGAAAGGAATTCTCGACGTTTTGAGCACAAAGCAAAGTGTGGATTTCTTGGCGGGGACTTCTATTCTTCAGATTCAGATGAGCATATGGGGCACAAAAAGAGTGCAGGCCTATGTGAACACTAGTAACTAG
- the LOC102609611 gene encoding protein MALE DISCOVERER 2 → MGGRWNSIGFQFFCFLVLINNLQGCWSLNLEGMALLEFRTRVISDPFGVFSNWNKNDSTPCLWSGVRCLNGKVQMLDMKERSLEGTLAPDLGKLSDLRFLVLQKNHFSGVIPKELGELTKLELLDLSNNKLSGIIPVEISRLPSLKRLLLGNNKFEGSIPLELSRFTLLSELQFDDYLTSAEVAGIRSVNRKFGQYGFKIGEDSLHTNGDHSCANLPGSSETHLVQHSQNLINVARRKLLEQSSNLAAEPATVGSSSDQVIALPTSRSSGTFPAIPTATKKHFPGPAASPPIVSAVQGSISKFNKSSKPTSPAPSDSSESIWKYFLIIPGLFAVLIIAAAAFFTCQTRAVRTIRPWRTGLSGQLQKAFVTGVPKLNRLELDTACEDFSNIIDTQSGCTIYKGTLSSGVEIAVAATAITSSKDWLKSQEMAYRKQVDTLSRINHKNFVNLIGYCEDDEPFNRMMVFEYAPNGTVFEHLHIKEMDHLDWNARMRIIMGTAYCLQYMHHELNPPVAHSNLSSHCIYLTDDYAAKVAEICFTTIALPKSKVSDDIENSVLPPLADPETNIYSFGILMLEIISGKLPYCEEKELSIEKWAADYLNEPRNFSCMIDPSLKSFKQNELEAICEVIKECIKTDLRQRPTMNDIVVQLRQVINISPEQAVPRLSPLWWAELEILSAETT, encoded by the exons ATGGGGGGTAGATGGAATTCAATTGGATTCCAATTCTTCTGCTTCTTGGTTTTGATCAACAACCTCCAAGGCTGTTGGTCTCTCAATTTGGAGG GAATGGCTTTGTTGGAATTCCGGACACGTGTGATTTCGGATCCTTTTGGTGTTTTCTCAAATTGGAATAAGAATGATAGCACTCCTTGCTTGTGGTCAGGCGTTCGTTGTCTGAACGGTAAAGTGCAAATGCT GGATATGAAAGAGCGTTCTTTGGAAGGAACATTGGCACCTGACCTTGGAAAGCTTAGTGACTTAAGATTTCT GGTACTCCAGAAAAACCATTTCTCCGGAGTAATTCCTAAAGAGCTTGGAGAGCTTACCAAACTGGAGCTACTGGATTTAAGCAACAATAAGTTGAGCGGAATTATTCCAGTGGAGATAAGCCGGTTGCCATCACTAAAACGCTT GTTGCTTggcaataataaatttgaaggcAGCATCCCTCTGGAACTCAGTAGGTTCACCTTACTTTCAGAATTGCAATTTGATGACTACCTTACATCTGCTGAGGTCGCAGGAATCCGAAGTGTAAACAGAAAGTTTGGCCAGTATGG GTTCAAGATAGGAGAGGACTCTCTGCATACCAATGGTGACCATAGTTGTGCTAATCTGCCGG GATCCTCTGAGACACACTTGGTTCAGCATTCGCAGAATCTCATCAATGTTGCACGTCGTAAGCTGCTTGAACAGTCCAGTAACCTTGCTGCTGAACCTGCTACTGTTGGTTCTTCCTCTGATCAGGTCATTGCCCTTCCAACTTCTAGAAGTAGTGGGACATTCCCTGCTATACCGACTGCCACGAAAAAACATTTTCCTGGACCTGCAGCTTCACCACCTATTGTTTCAGCAGTGCAAGGCAGTATTAGCAAGTTTAACAAAAGCTCCAAGCCAACTAGTCCAGCACCTTCAGATTCTAGTGAAAGCATATGGAAGTATTTTCTTATCATTCCCGGTTTGTTTGCTGTGCTTATAATTGCCGCCGCTGCATTCTTCACATGCCAAACCCGTGCAGTTAGAACCATACGTCCTTGGAGGACTGGACTGAGTGGACAGTTGCAGAAAGCATTTGTTACAG GTGTCCCCAAGCTGAATCGGTTGGAACTGGATACAGCCTGTGAAGATTTTAGCAATATAATTGACACTCAAAGTGGCTGCACTATATACAAGGGAACACTTTCCAGTGGAGTTGAGATTGCTGTTGCAGCAACTGCTATCACGTCTTCCAAGGACTGGTTAAAGAGCCAAGAGATGGCCTACCGGAAACAG GTTGACACATTGTCACGGATTAATCATAAAAACTTTGTCAATCTTATTGGCTATTGTGAGGACGATGAACCTTTTAATAGGATGATGGTGTTCGAATATGCTCCTAATGGCACAGTCTTTGAGCATTTGCATA TCAAAGAAATGGATCATCTTGACTGGAATGCAAGAATGAGGATCATTATGGGAACAGCATATTGTCTTCAGTATATGCACCATGAACTCAATCCACCCGTAGCACATTCTAACTTGTCTTCTCATTGTATCTATTTAACAGATGATTATGCTGCAAAG GTTGCAGAGATCTGTTTCACTACGATTGCTTTACCCAAGTCAAAGGTCTCAGATGACATAGAGAATTCTGTATTACCTCCTCTTGCTGATCCAGAAACCAATATATACAGCTTTGGTATATTGATGCTCGAAATCATTTCTGGAAAGCTTCCCTACTGCGAAGAAAAAGAGTTGTCCATTGAGAAATGG GCTGCTGATTATTTGAACGAACCCCGGAACTTCAGCTGCATGATTGACCCGAGCCTCAAGTCATTCAAACAAAACGAGCTAGAAGCCATCTGTGAAGTAATCAAAGAATGCATTAAGACAGATCTAAGGCAGAGACCAACAATGAATGACATCGTAGTCCAATTGAGGCAAGTGATTAACATTTCGCCTGAACAAGCCGTTCCAAGACTTTCTCCTCTCTGGTGGGCAGAGCTCGAAATCTTGTCTGCTGaaacaacttaa